Proteins encoded within one genomic window of Halomonas sp. YLGW01:
- a CDS encoding nitrate reductase yields the protein MHQVRTTCPYCGVGCGVLADVEDASLSGVSGDQQHPANYGRLCVKGSALHETLGHQGRLTRPRVDGVEVDWETALATVAERLTTTRQVYGDQAVAAYLSGQLLTEDYYVANKLFKGFLGTPHLDTNSRLCMASAVAGYKRAFGADAVPCSYEDLEEAELVVLVGSNLAWNHPVLYQRLRTAKARNPLMRVVVIDPRITDSCEIADLYLGLAPGSDARLFNGLLTFMADRGRLDRVYLEGHADGLDEALAAAREDDTSLEAIAADCDLDPEALQTFYYWFASQLHVVTLYSQGINQSSSGTDKCNAIINCHLAGGKLGLPGAGPFSITGQPNAMGGREVGGLANQLAAHMDYDTPGAIDRVTRFWATETLTPTLPEGPGHKAIALFDAIERGEVQALWVMATNPAVSLPEANRVRAALAKCPLVIVSECMANTDLLPYADIVLPASSWSEKDGTVTNSERRLSRQRGMLSPPGEARHDWWIISQVASRLGYGEAFDYTHPAEIFDEHARLSGFENDAASRGEGFRLFDISGLAGLDRAGYDALAPIQWPVTAAAPHGTARLFEDGRFATPSGRARLLPVRPRGPAQALDATRPLRLNTGRVRDQWHTMSRTGRAPRLMNHRAEPFIEVHPEDAVDAGLGDQQLARLSGADGDYLGRVRLAKGQRRGEVFVPMHWTDQFTKRARMGGLLAAHLDPLSGQPESKHGAVALSPLATAWEATLLVADDLPTETAWCDETAYWARIPLSHGERWQLAGGESVGADEPLEAWLERLAAWLPVAPTLWCADPTHGRLRAAGVEQGRLRWWLMVGPPAELPGLGWLDACFAQAAGGEALAESQRRRLLAGCDSGEADAGPLVCSCHQVGQQAIVAAIHAGDTSVEALGARLACGTQCGSCIPELKSLIEDSAEEEARHARPDQKLENQAV from the coding sequence ATGCACCAGGTGCGAACGACCTGTCCATACTGCGGGGTCGGCTGCGGCGTGCTGGCCGATGTGGAGGACGCGAGCTTGAGCGGGGTCAGTGGCGACCAGCAGCACCCGGCCAACTACGGGCGGCTGTGCGTCAAGGGCTCGGCGCTGCACGAGACCCTGGGCCACCAGGGGCGCCTGACCCGGCCACGGGTCGACGGCGTCGAGGTCGACTGGGAGACGGCGCTTGCCACCGTGGCCGAGCGGCTCACCACGACCCGGCAGGTCTATGGCGACCAGGCCGTGGCGGCCTATCTCTCCGGGCAGCTGCTCACCGAGGACTATTATGTCGCCAACAAGCTGTTCAAGGGCTTCCTCGGCACCCCGCACCTGGATACCAACTCCAGGCTGTGCATGGCCTCGGCGGTGGCCGGCTACAAGCGCGCCTTCGGCGCCGATGCCGTGCCCTGCAGCTACGAGGACCTGGAGGAGGCGGAGCTGGTGGTGCTGGTGGGCTCGAACCTGGCCTGGAACCACCCCGTGCTCTACCAGCGCCTGCGTACCGCCAAGGCGCGCAATCCGCTGATGCGGGTGGTGGTGATCGATCCGCGGATCACCGACAGCTGCGAGATCGCCGATCTGTACCTGGGCCTGGCGCCGGGCAGCGACGCCCGCCTGTTCAACGGCCTGCTGACCTTCATGGCGGACCGGGGGCGGCTCGATCGCGTCTATCTCGAGGGCCATGCCGATGGTCTGGACGAGGCGCTGGCCGCCGCCCGGGAAGATGACACCTCGCTGGAGGCGATCGCCGCCGACTGCGACCTGGACCCCGAGGCGCTGCAGACCTTCTACTACTGGTTCGCAAGCCAGCTGCACGTGGTCACCCTCTACTCCCAGGGCATCAACCAGTCGAGCAGCGGCACCGACAAGTGCAACGCCATCATCAACTGCCACCTGGCCGGCGGCAAACTGGGCCTGCCCGGCGCCGGTCCCTTCTCGATCACCGGCCAGCCCAACGCCATGGGCGGGCGCGAGGTCGGCGGGCTTGCCAACCAGCTGGCCGCCCACATGGACTATGACACCCCCGGGGCCATCGATCGGGTGACCCGCTTCTGGGCCACCGAGACCCTGACACCGACCCTGCCCGAGGGGCCCGGCCACAAGGCCATCGCCCTGTTCGACGCCATCGAGCGCGGCGAGGTGCAGGCGCTGTGGGTGATGGCCACCAATCCGGCGGTGAGCCTGCCGGAGGCCAACCGGGTGCGCGCGGCGCTGGCCAAGTGTCCGTTGGTGATCGTCTCCGAATGCATGGCCAACACCGACCTGCTGCCCTACGCCGACATCGTGCTGCCGGCGTCGTCCTGGTCCGAGAAGGACGGCACCGTGACCAACTCCGAGCGACGCCTCTCGCGCCAGCGCGGCATGCTGTCGCCCCCTGGCGAGGCCCGCCATGACTGGTGGATCATCAGTCAGGTGGCGAGCCGCCTGGGCTATGGCGAGGCCTTCGATTACACGCATCCCGCCGAGATCTTCGACGAGCATGCCAGGCTCTCCGGCTTCGAGAACGATGCCGCATCGCGGGGCGAGGGCTTTCGGCTCTTCGACATCTCCGGGCTCGCCGGGCTCGATCGGGCCGGCTATGACGCCCTGGCGCCGATCCAGTGGCCGGTCACGGCGGCCGCCCCCCATGGCACCGCGCGGCTGTTCGAGGATGGCCGCTTCGCCACGCCGAGCGGTCGCGCCCGGCTGCTGCCGGTGCGCCCGCGGGGTCCGGCGCAGGCCCTCGACGCGACGCGACCGCTGCGCCTGAACACCGGGCGGGTACGTGACCAGTGGCACACCATGTCCCGTACCGGCCGCGCCCCGCGGTTGATGAACCATCGCGCCGAGCCCTTCATCGAGGTGCACCCGGAGGATGCCGTCGACGCCGGCCTCGGCGATCAGCAGCTGGCGCGGCTCAGCGGCGCCGACGGCGACTACCTGGGCCGGGTGCGCCTCGCCAAGGGGCAGCGCCGGGGCGAGGTCTTCGTGCCGATGCACTGGACCGACCAGTTCACCAAGCGGGCGCGCATGGGCGGGCTGCTTGCCGCGCACCTCGACCCGCTGTCGGGGCAGCCGGAATCCAAGCACGGCGCCGTGGCGCTCTCGCCGCTGGCGACCGCCTGGGAGGCGACCCTGCTGGTCGCCGACGACCTGCCGACCGAGACCGCCTGGTGCGACGAGACCGCCTACTGGGCGCGTATCCCGCTGTCCCATGGTGAGCGCTGGCAGCTGGCCGGTGGCGAGTCAGTCGGGGCCGATGAGCCCCTCGAGGCCTGGCTGGAACGGCTCGCGGCCTGGCTGCCGGTGGCGCCGACCCTGTGGTGTGCCGACCCGACCCATGGTCGCCTGCGCGCCGCCGGTGTGGAACAGGGCCGCCTGCGCTGGTGGCTGATGGTAGGCCCGCCGGCGGAGCTGCCGGGCCTTGGCTGGCTGGATGCCTGTTTCGCCCAGGCGGCCGGGGGCGAGGCGCTCGCGGAGAGCCAGCGCCGGCGGCTGCTGGCGGGCTGCGACAGTGGCGAGGCCGATGCCGGCCCGCTGGTCTGCAGCTGCCACCAGGTCGGCCAGCAGGCCATCGTCGCGGCGATTCATGCCGGTGACACCAGCGTCGAGGCCCTGGGCGCCCGACTCGCCTGCGGCACCCAGTGCGGCAGCTGCATTCCCGAACTCAAGTCCCTTATCGAAGACAGTGCCGAAGAGGAGGCCCGCCATGCGCGCCCTGACCAGAAGCTGGAAAACCAAGCCGTCTGA
- a CDS encoding ANTAR domain-containing protein, which yields MPPPLNILLVDDEVVRAAMVEEALTHEGHRVICRLQSPTSLNEMVARHEPDVVIIDMESPDRDTLDSMALLNRENPRPVVFFADQHDSDTMQAALKSGVSAYVVDGLVPGRVRAIIDVAIARFDAFQSMRSELDKARNKLAERKRIERAKGLLMQHQDCGEEEAYRMLRKIAMDRSQRIFEVAKSVIDILEPLEKGQ from the coding sequence ATGCCCCCACCGCTGAACATCCTGCTGGTCGACGACGAGGTCGTGCGCGCTGCCATGGTCGAGGAGGCCCTCACCCACGAGGGCCATCGGGTCATCTGCCGCCTGCAGAGCCCCACCAGCCTCAACGAGATGGTGGCTCGCCACGAGCCCGATGTGGTGATCATCGACATGGAATCACCGGACCGCGACACCCTCGACAGCATGGCCCTGCTCAACCGGGAGAATCCTCGCCCGGTGGTATTCTTCGCCGACCAGCATGATTCCGACACCATGCAGGCGGCGCTCAAGTCCGGGGTCAGTGCCTATGTGGTCGACGGCCTGGTGCCGGGGCGGGTGCGGGCGATCATCGATGTCGCCATCGCCCGCTTCGATGCCTTCCAGTCGATGCGCAGCGAACTCGACAAGGCCCGCAACAAGCTCGCCGAGCGCAAGCGCATCGAGCGCGCCAAGGGGCTGCTGATGCAGCACCAGGACTGCGGCGAGGAGGAGGCCTACCGCATGTTGCGCAAGATCGCCATGGATCGCAGCCAGCGCATTTTTGAGGTGGCCAAAAGCGTCATCGATATTCTCGAACCTCTGGAGAAGGGCCAATGA
- the cobA gene encoding uroporphyrinogen-III C-methyltransferase, which translates to MRGGGLPRSLEVAPRASGGCRPGTVYLVGAGSGDVELLTLKAARLLREADAVVYDRLVGDDVLALISAGRERYYVGKARGRHSVPQAEIGALLVRLAREGKSVVRLKGGDPGVFGRMGEELAALAEAEVPAAIVPGITAASAAAASLGIPLTDRAHAQQLRLVTAQLCREGGEPDWTSLARRDETLVFYMGLSKVAAICAGLRGAGLPADWPIMLVANASLPEQAALTGTLADMPTRLAETPLPSPCLIVVGSVVRMVEHSPAAPAGLTMA; encoded by the coding sequence ATGCGGGGCGGTGGCCTGCCGCGGTCCCTTGAGGTGGCGCCGCGAGCGTCCGGTGGCTGTCGCCCCGGCACGGTCTACCTGGTCGGCGCCGGCAGCGGCGACGTCGAGCTCCTGACCCTTAAGGCCGCCCGTCTGCTGCGCGAGGCCGATGCCGTGGTCTACGACCGGCTGGTCGGCGATGACGTCCTGGCGCTGATTTCCGCCGGACGGGAGCGTTACTACGTCGGCAAGGCCCGGGGACGGCACAGCGTGCCTCAGGCCGAGATCGGCGCGCTGCTGGTGCGTCTGGCCCGGGAGGGCAAGTCGGTGGTGCGTCTCAAGGGCGGCGACCCGGGCGTTTTCGGGCGCATGGGCGAGGAGCTCGCCGCCCTGGCCGAGGCCGAGGTGCCGGCCGCGATCGTGCCGGGCATCACCGCCGCCTCGGCGGCCGCCGCGAGTCTCGGCATCCCGCTCACCGACCGGGCCCATGCCCAGCAGCTACGGCTGGTCACCGCCCAGCTGTGTCGCGAGGGTGGCGAGCCGGATTGGACGTCGCTTGCCCGCCGCGACGAGACCCTGGTGTTCTACATGGGGCTGTCGAAGGTCGCGGCGATCTGTGCGGGGCTGCGCGGGGCCGGGTTGCCCGCGGACTGGCCGATCATGCTGGTCGCCAACGCCAGCCTGCCTGAGCAGGCCGCCCTCACCGGCACCCTCGCCGACATGCCGACGCGTCTCGCCGAGACCCCGCTGCCCTCACCCTGCCTGATCGTGGTCGGCAGCGTGGTGCGCATGGTCGAGCATTCCCCCGCCGCACCGGCGGGATTGACCATGGCGTGA
- a CDS encoding chaperone modulator CbpM, protein MMADDDAARGELIDEAALTLEELARACAVESDWVIERLESGLLADGSRYVASQRFTSRDLTRARRLRRVERDFEAEPELAALVADLLEEVERLRARLRATGLE, encoded by the coding sequence ATGATGGCAGACGATGATGCCGCGAGGGGTGAGTTGATCGACGAGGCCGCGCTGACCCTCGAGGAGCTGGCCCGGGCCTGTGCGGTGGAGTCAGACTGGGTCATCGAGCGCCTCGAGAGCGGCCTGCTGGCCGATGGCAGCCGCTATGTGGCCAGCCAGCGCTTCACCAGCCGGGACCTGACCCGGGCTCGGCGTCTGCGCCGGGTCGAGCGGGACTTCGAGGCCGAGCCGGAACTCGCGGCCCTGGTCGCCGACCTGCTCGAGGAAGTCGAGCGATTGCGAGCCCGGCTGCGCGCGACGGGGCTGGAGTGA
- a CDS encoding CmpA/NrtA family ABC transporter substrate-binding protein: MTMPQDAELDRLTLGFVPLIDCALLVVAREQGCFADQGLEVTLSRQNAWSTLRDRVAAGLLDGAQMLAPLPLAMSLGLGRAPCDTLAPITLGRHGNTIALSHEIAEASGARLTEDPATSARALAAYLTLRGDRRLRLAMVYPHSCQHYQLRQWLSLGGIDPDEDVEITVLPPPQMVEALAAGRIDGFCVGEPWGSLAESQQAGRLVATGAQLWPGSPEKVLGVTRSWAHRYPATLARLIRALRDASEWLMADPAHLRKARDWLALPPYLDRSMNHLETLALDSGHIAQQLYGPGILRPDPDAAGRFAEHMDQQMRRHGRRLDRATLEECYSPVHFDAATHQ; encoded by the coding sequence ATGACTATGCCGCAAGACGCCGAACTCGACCGGCTGACGCTGGGCTTCGTGCCACTGATCGACTGTGCCCTGCTGGTGGTGGCCCGCGAACAGGGCTGCTTCGCCGACCAGGGCCTCGAGGTCACGCTGTCGCGCCAGAACGCCTGGTCGACGCTGCGCGACCGGGTCGCCGCCGGCCTGCTGGATGGGGCCCAGATGCTCGCCCCGCTGCCGCTGGCCATGAGCCTGGGCCTCGGCCGCGCGCCCTGCGACACCCTGGCGCCGATCACCCTGGGACGCCACGGCAACACCATCGCCCTCTCCCATGAGATCGCCGAGGCGAGCGGCGCCCGGCTCACCGAAGACCCGGCGACAAGCGCCCGGGCGCTCGCCGCCTACCTCACCCTCCGGGGCGATCGCCGGCTACGCCTGGCGATGGTCTATCCGCATTCCTGTCAGCACTATCAGCTGCGCCAGTGGCTGTCGCTTGGCGGCATCGATCCCGATGAGGACGTGGAGATCACGGTGCTGCCGCCGCCGCAGATGGTCGAGGCCCTGGCAGCCGGGCGCATCGACGGCTTCTGCGTCGGCGAGCCCTGGGGGTCGCTGGCCGAGTCGCAGCAGGCCGGGCGGCTCGTCGCCACCGGCGCCCAGCTGTGGCCGGGCTCCCCCGAGAAGGTACTGGGGGTGACGCGCTCCTGGGCGCACCGCTACCCCGCGACCCTGGCGCGCCTGATTCGCGCCCTGCGCGATGCCAGCGAATGGCTCATGGCCGACCCCGCCCACCTGCGAAAGGCGCGGGACTGGCTGGCCCTGCCCCCCTACCTGGATCGCTCGATGAACCACCTCGAGACCCTGGCGCTGGACAGCGGCCACATCGCCCAGCAGCTGTATGGCCCCGGCATCCTGCGTCCCGATCCCGATGCCGCCGGGCGCTTCGCCGAACATATGGACCAGCAGATGCGCCGCCATGGCCGTCGCCTGGATCGCGCCACCCTCGAGGAATGCTACAGCCCCGTGCATTTCGACGCCGCCACGCACCAATGA
- a CDS encoding DnaJ C-terminal domain-containing protein: protein MEFKDYYQTLGVEKTATAAEIKKAYRKLARQYHPDVSKEPDAEARMQAINEAKEVLSDPEKRAAYDQLGQDYRAGQDFRPPPDWDAGFEFTGRGFEGAEADEFSDFFANLFGQAGRRERSSRGGYQRRGEDRHAKVLIDLADAYQGANPTITLQVPEMDAQGRVVTREHRLSVKIPKGVKEGQHIRLTGQGSPGLGGGPPGDLFLEIHFRPDPAFRVEGRDVFNSVPVTPWEAALGASIDIPTPAGPVRLKVPAGSQSGRRLRLKERGIPGREPGDLYVELKVVLPPADSDKARELYATMALELDFDPRRRKGG, encoded by the coding sequence GTGGAATTCAAGGACTACTACCAGACCCTCGGGGTGGAGAAGACCGCCACCGCCGCGGAGATCAAGAAGGCCTACCGCAAGCTGGCCCGCCAGTATCACCCGGATGTCAGCAAGGAACCGGATGCCGAAGCGCGCATGCAGGCGATCAACGAGGCCAAGGAAGTGCTGAGCGATCCCGAGAAGCGGGCCGCCTATGACCAGCTGGGCCAGGACTATCGAGCGGGCCAGGATTTCCGCCCGCCGCCGGACTGGGATGCGGGCTTCGAGTTCACTGGCCGCGGCTTCGAGGGAGCCGAGGCGGACGAGTTCAGCGACTTCTTCGCCAACCTCTTCGGCCAGGCCGGGCGCCGCGAGAGATCCAGTCGCGGCGGCTATCAGCGGCGCGGCGAGGACCGCCATGCCAAGGTGCTGATCGACCTGGCCGACGCCTACCAGGGCGCGAACCCTACCATCACCCTGCAGGTGCCCGAGATGGATGCGCAGGGGCGGGTGGTGACCCGGGAGCATCGTCTCAGCGTGAAGATTCCCAAGGGGGTCAAGGAAGGCCAGCACATCCGCCTGACGGGGCAGGGCAGCCCGGGCCTCGGCGGAGGGCCGCCGGGCGATCTGTTCCTGGAGATCCACTTCCGTCCCGACCCGGCCTTTCGCGTCGAGGGCCGTGATGTGTTCAACAGCGTGCCGGTGACACCCTGGGAGGCGGCCCTTGGGGCCAGCATCGACATACCGACTCCCGCCGGGCCGGTCAGGCTCAAGGTGCCGGCCGGCTCCCAGAGCGGCCGCCGGCTGCGCCTCAAGGAGCGTGGCATCCCCGGCCGGGAGCCGGGCGATCTCTACGTGGAACTCAAGGTGGTGCTGCCGCCGGCGGATAGCGACAAGGCCCGCGAGCTCTACGCCACCATGGCGCTGGAGCTCGACTTCGACCCGCGCCGGCGCAAGGGAGGTTAG
- a CDS encoding FAD-dependent oxidoreductase encodes MTPHPTPTPEHLVIIGNGMAGHRLLEALLERPGRPARITVIGEETVPAYNRILLSPWLAGEMTREALTLRETAWYSDQGIELLLGDRVADIDAGAKRLTTRGGRSLTYDRLVLATGSRPAMPAVEGIGLDGVHGFRDLEDARALTRAATRGGRAVVVGGGLLGLEAAEGLRKQAKATQGREMAVSVLQRADRLMNRQLDATAARLLEDELAARGLSIVTGARLAALEGDARGRVCAVHLEDGRRLAADCVVIAAGITPNAELGQAAGLAVERAIVVDEFLTTSDPAIHALGECCQFRGTTYGLVEPIWRQVEVLADRLSQRQDAALPGYVERPTATKLKVSGVSLFAFGPIEPEDDHEVLTYHDPRQGDYRRLLLRDNRLEGAVLYGDTAAGPWYFEQSLAGHDLSACRQALMFGAGDANALLDDASSPSPATQEAAA; translated from the coding sequence ATGACCCCTCACCCGACGCCTACCCCCGAGCACCTGGTGATCATCGGCAACGGCATGGCAGGCCATCGCCTGCTCGAGGCCCTGCTCGAACGGCCCGGCCGCCCGGCCCGCATCACCGTGATCGGCGAGGAAACCGTGCCGGCCTATAACCGCATCCTGCTCTCGCCCTGGCTGGCCGGCGAGATGACGCGCGAGGCGCTGACCCTGCGCGAGACCGCCTGGTACTCAGACCAGGGCATCGAACTGCTGCTCGGTGATCGGGTCGCCGACATCGATGCCGGGGCAAAGCGGCTCACCACCCGGGGCGGCCGGTCGCTCACCTACGACCGCCTGGTGCTGGCCACCGGCTCGCGCCCGGCGATGCCTGCCGTCGAGGGCATCGGCCTCGACGGCGTGCATGGCTTTCGCGATCTCGAGGATGCCCGGGCCCTGACCCGGGCCGCCACTCGGGGCGGCCGGGCGGTGGTGGTCGGCGGCGGCCTGCTGGGCCTCGAGGCCGCCGAGGGGTTGCGCAAGCAGGCCAAGGCCACGCAGGGCCGCGAGATGGCCGTCAGCGTGCTGCAGCGCGCGGATCGGTTGATGAATCGCCAGCTCGATGCCACCGCGGCTCGGCTGCTGGAAGACGAACTCGCCGCCCGCGGCCTGTCCATCGTCACCGGTGCCCGCCTGGCGGCCCTGGAAGGCGACGCCCGGGGCCGGGTCTGTGCCGTGCACCTGGAGGATGGCCGACGGCTGGCCGCCGACTGCGTGGTGATCGCCGCCGGCATCACGCCCAACGCCGAGCTCGGCCAGGCCGCCGGCCTCGCGGTGGAGCGCGCCATCGTCGTCGACGAATTTCTCACCACCTCGGATCCGGCCATCCACGCCCTCGGCGAATGCTGCCAGTTCCGGGGCACCACCTACGGCCTGGTCGAGCCGATCTGGCGTCAGGTCGAGGTGCTGGCCGATCGCCTGAGCCAGCGCCAGGACGCGGCCCTGCCCGGCTACGTCGAACGCCCTACCGCCACCAAACTCAAGGTCAGCGGCGTCTCGCTCTTCGCCTTCGGCCCCATCGAGCCGGAGGACGACCACGAGGTGCTGACCTACCACGACCCGCGCCAGGGCGACTACCGCCGTCTGCTGTTGCGCGACAACCGCCTCGAGGGCGCCGTGCTCTATGGCGATACCGCCGCCGGCCCCTGGTACTTCGAACAATCCCTGGCAGGACACGACCTTTCGGCCTGCCGCCAGGCGCTGATGTTCGGCGCCGGCGATGCCAATGCCCTGCTCGACGACGCTTCTTCCCCGTCACCCGCCACTCAGGAGGCCGCCGCATGA